From a region of the Corallococcus macrosporus genome:
- the pbpC gene encoding penicillin-binding protein 1C yields MRLNGRKWVGVALAGLVLLGTGLLAAWWVPLPERLAAPPSVVMAYRDGAPAYVFLAPDERWRIPAPKDRIDRAYVRALLALEDKRFFQHPGVDPLAALRAVGLNLSRGRRVSGASTLTMQLVRVLEPRPRTFTSKVIESFRAAQLEARLSKQEVLEAYLQFVPYGRNVEGVEAAALAYFGHTAQHLSPAEIATLLAVPQNPNRRFPSPENRDRLLSARDDIARRLLDSGGLVVDGVAADTVLAEVRATRVPDLLTPFPREAPHAAAWLKAQRPGVTWLATTLDAGTQRFVERTLGEAARRLERQGIHNGAVVVADRDTGELRALVGNFDFFDEKHGGQIIGFATPRSPGSALKPLLYALGIDQGLVGPETLVPDIPVAYGGYQPRNFDGRFLGLVRMETALSQSLNLPFVRLLERVGVEGFLGSLRQAEVTSLDPRPGHYGLSAAVGGLELTPLELTGVYLALAGDGQVKPLRVLEEDSAPKQAQTLVSPGAAWLTRQALALRDRPDFPERRRLTGLPARVHWKTGTSFGNRDAWAAGSGPKHTAVVWLGNFDHASSVHLVGAENAAPLLFDILEGVGPRGTALQEEDAAPPKDLVGVEVCSYSGHLPTEACTQRKRVDAVRTAVPTAPCPYHHRVEVDVASGLAVGPGCRDGRKTEWRVYLTWPSSLRRWLAEQQRQLPEPPPLAPGCVAGGERDTPSILSPPEGQVALLIPGMNTEEQKIPLEAEAAHDRELTWFVNGAVLGTARAAERLWWKPSVGTHDILVTDDHGLTARRTLVVRERQ; encoded by the coding sequence GTGCGTCTCAACGGAAGGAAGTGGGTGGGGGTGGCGCTGGCGGGGCTCGTGCTGTTGGGCACGGGCCTGCTGGCGGCCTGGTGGGTGCCGCTGCCGGAGCGGTTGGCGGCGCCCCCCTCGGTGGTGATGGCGTACCGGGACGGGGCGCCCGCGTACGTCTTCCTCGCCCCGGACGAGCGGTGGCGCATCCCCGCGCCGAAGGACCGCATCGACCGGGCCTACGTCCGCGCCCTCCTGGCGCTGGAGGACAAGCGGTTCTTCCAGCACCCGGGCGTGGATCCGCTCGCGGCCCTGCGCGCCGTGGGGCTCAACCTGAGCCGGGGGCGGCGGGTGTCGGGGGCGTCCACGCTGACGATGCAGTTGGTGCGCGTGCTGGAGCCCCGTCCGCGCACGTTCACCTCGAAGGTGATTGAGTCCTTCCGCGCCGCCCAGTTGGAGGCGCGGTTGTCCAAGCAGGAGGTGCTGGAGGCGTATCTCCAGTTCGTGCCCTACGGGCGCAATGTGGAAGGCGTGGAGGCGGCGGCGCTCGCGTACTTCGGGCATACGGCCCAGCACCTGAGCCCGGCGGAGATCGCCACGCTGCTGGCGGTGCCTCAGAACCCGAACCGGCGCTTCCCGTCGCCGGAGAACCGGGACCGGCTGCTCTCGGCGCGGGATGACATTGCCCGGCGGCTCCTGGACTCCGGAGGGCTGGTGGTGGACGGCGTCGCGGCCGACACGGTGCTGGCGGAGGTGCGGGCGACGCGGGTGCCGGACCTGCTCACTCCGTTCCCCAGGGAGGCGCCGCACGCGGCGGCGTGGCTCAAGGCGCAGCGGCCGGGGGTGACGTGGCTGGCGACGACGCTGGACGCGGGCACGCAGCGGTTCGTGGAGCGCACGCTGGGCGAGGCGGCGCGGCGGCTGGAGCGGCAGGGCATCCACAACGGCGCGGTGGTGGTGGCGGACCGGGACACCGGCGAGCTTCGCGCGCTGGTGGGCAACTTCGACTTCTTCGATGAGAAGCACGGCGGGCAGATCATCGGCTTCGCCACGCCGCGCTCACCGGGCTCGGCGCTCAAGCCGCTGCTGTACGCGCTGGGGATCGATCAGGGGCTGGTGGGTCCGGAGACGCTCGTGCCGGACATCCCGGTGGCGTACGGCGGCTATCAGCCGCGCAACTTCGACGGGCGGTTCCTGGGGCTGGTGCGGATGGAGACCGCGCTGTCGCAGTCGCTCAACCTGCCGTTCGTGCGGCTTTTGGAGCGGGTGGGCGTGGAGGGCTTCCTCGGTTCACTGCGGCAGGCGGAGGTCACCAGCCTGGATCCGCGGCCAGGGCACTACGGCCTGTCCGCGGCGGTGGGCGGGCTGGAGCTGACGCCGCTGGAGTTGACGGGCGTGTACCTGGCGCTGGCGGGGGATGGGCAGGTGAAGCCGCTGCGGGTGCTGGAGGAGGACTCGGCGCCGAAGCAGGCCCAGACGCTGGTGTCGCCGGGAGCGGCGTGGCTGACGCGGCAGGCGTTGGCGTTGAGGGACCGGCCGGACTTCCCGGAGCGGCGGCGGCTCACGGGGCTGCCCGCGCGGGTGCACTGGAAGACGGGGACGAGCTTCGGCAACCGGGACGCCTGGGCGGCGGGCTCCGGGCCGAAGCACACGGCGGTGGTGTGGCTGGGCAACTTCGACCACGCGTCGAGCGTGCACCTGGTGGGCGCGGAGAACGCGGCCCCGTTGCTGTTCGACATCCTGGAGGGCGTGGGGCCACGAGGCACGGCGCTGCAGGAGGAGGACGCCGCGCCGCCCAAGGACCTGGTGGGCGTGGAGGTGTGCTCATACTCGGGGCACCTGCCCACGGAGGCGTGCACGCAGCGCAAGCGCGTGGACGCGGTGCGCACGGCGGTACCGACGGCGCCGTGTCCGTACCACCACCGGGTGGAGGTGGACGTGGCGTCGGGCCTGGCGGTGGGGCCGGGCTGCCGGGACGGGCGCAAGACGGAGTGGCGCGTGTACCTCACCTGGCCGTCCAGCCTGCGCCGCTGGCTCGCGGAGCAGCAGCGTCAGTTGCCCGAACCGCCGCCCCTGGCGCCCGGTTGCGTCGCGGGAGGGGAGCGGGACACGCCGAGCATCCTCTCGCCGCCGGAAGGGCAGGTGGCGCTGCTCATCCCGGGCATGAACACGGAGGAGCAGAAGATCCCGCTGGAAGCGGAGGCCGCGCACGACCGCGAGCTGACCTGGTTCGTGAACGGAGCCGTCCTGGGAACCGCGAGGGCCGCCGAGCGCCTGTGGTGGAAGCCCAGCGTGGGCACGCACGACATCCTCGTCACCGACGACCACGGCCTCACCGCGCGCCGGACACTGGTGGTCCGCGAGCGGCAGTAG